From Anaerohalosphaera lusitana, one genomic window encodes:
- a CDS encoding type II secretion system protein encodes MRKKGFTLIELLVVIAIIALLMAIMLPALGMVKEKARTVLCASNQKQTGLILFTYATDNEQEIPEPVMWERVSQGSGWTTWGDRMFYEFNYMDMTEQLYCPSTKVPPECTKKWDPDLTPEDFWNAGHFEWSGLRTFGLRVPVFDQATDTPIRLNQIKRPSNHYLLTDCSHEIEGGQMIASEKYQYYLFDYYHSFFMLHSAGANVLMADGSVSRKRETEIASDIKRGVIGPFLNDPFIYPSGETKRLEDVLN; translated from the coding sequence ATGAGAAAAAAAGGATTTACGTTAATCGAACTGCTTGTAGTGATAGCAATTATAGCACTGCTCATGGCTATCATGCTGCCTGCTTTGGGTATGGTTAAGGAAAAAGCCCGGACCGTACTTTGCGCCAGCAATCAAAAGCAGACAGGTCTAATTTTGTTCACGTATGCCACGGATAATGAGCAAGAAATACCCGAGCCTGTTATGTGGGAAAGAGTTTCACAGGGGAGCGGGTGGACAACTTGGGGAGATCGAATGTTCTACGAATTTAACTACATGGATATGACAGAGCAATTGTATTGTCCTTCTACAAAGGTCCCTCCAGAATGTACAAAGAAGTGGGATCCAGATCTTACTCCAGAAGATTTTTGGAATGCAGGTCACTTCGAATGGAGTGGCTTGAGGACTTTTGGATTACGTGTTCCGGTTTTTGACCAAGCTACAGACACTCCCATCCGCTTAAATCAGATAAAGCGGCCTTCAAATCATTATCTTCTTACTGACTGTAGCCATGAAATAGAGGGGGGGCAGATGATAGCAAGCGAAAAATATCAGTATTACCTTTTCGATTATTATCATTCATTCTTTATGCTGCACTCTGCCGGAGCAAATGTGCTTATGGCTGATGGCTCTGTATCGCGTAAGCGGGAAACAGAGATTGCCAGTGACATAAAACGCGGGGTCATAGGCCCATTCCTAAATGACCCTTTTATTTATCCCAGTGGCGAAACCAAACGCCTTGAAGATGTTTTGAACTAG